In one Lolium rigidum isolate FL_2022 chromosome 3, APGP_CSIRO_Lrig_0.1, whole genome shotgun sequence genomic region, the following are encoded:
- the LOC124699555 gene encoding thioredoxin-like protein 4B, with the protein MGSAVLPTLRRKREVDTAIRDTLDKVLVLRFGRAADAACLQLDDVLAKSSWDISKFATIALVDMDSEEIQVYVDYFDITLVPATIFFFNAHHMKMDSGTPDHTKWVGSFSSKQDFIDVVEAVFRGAMKGKLIVSCPLPPERIPRFQLLFKDV; encoded by the exons ATGGGGTCGGCGGTGCTACCGACGCTGCGGCGGAAGCGGGAGGTGGACACCGCCATTCGCGACACCCTCGACAAGGTCCTCGTCCTCCGATTCGgccgcgccgccgacgccgcctgcCTCCAGCTCGACGACGTT CTTGCAAAATCTTCTTGGGATATATCCAAGTTTGCGACGATAGCATTGGTCGACATGGATTCTGAGGAGATTCAAGTGTACGTTGACTATTTTGATATCACGTTGGTTCCGGCAACCATTTTTTTCTTCAATGCTCATCACATGAAGATGGATTCAGG GACACCTGATCACACAAAATGGGTAGGCTCTTTTAGCAGCAAGCAAGACTTCATTGATGTAGTGGAG GCAGTATTTAGGGGTGCGATGAAAGGCAAACTGATAGTGTCCTGCCCACTTCCACCAGAGAGGATACCTAGATTCCAACTTCTTTTCAAGGATGTCTGA
- the LOC124699554 gene encoding probable beta-D-xylosidase 7 has protein sequence MAALSCRDAGAVAQTLLLLLLTAPSLLGAVALAADPPFSCGPSATTQGDGFCDAARPAAERAADLVSRLTLAEKVSQLGDEAPGVPRLGVPPYKWWNEALHGLATSGKGLHFNGAVRRATSFPQVSLTAAAFDEDLWFRIGQAIGKEARALYNMGQAEGLTMWSPNVNIYRDPRWGRGQETPGEDPTTASRYGVAFVKGLQGNSTSLLQTSACCKHATAYDLEDWNGVARYNFDAKVTAQDLEDTYNAPFRSCVVDGGASCVMCAYTGINGVPACANADLLTKTVKGDWGLDGYIASDCDAVAIMRDAQRYAQTPEDAVALALKAGLDIDCGAYMQQHAAAAVQQGKITEQDIDKALKNLFAIRMRLGHFDGDPRSNIYGSLGAADICTPEHRSLALEAAQDGIVLLKNDAGILPLDRAAVASAAVIGPNANNAGLLIGNYFGPPCESITPLQGIQGYVKDTRFLAGCPMAACPTAATDQAATLASTSDYVFLFVGLSQQQESEGRDRTSLLLPGEQQSLITAVADAAKRPVILVLLTGGPVDVTFAQTNPKIGAILWAGYPGQAGGLAIARVLFGDHNPSGRLPVTWYPEEFTKVPMTDMRMRADPATGYPGRSYRFYQGPTVYKFGYGLSYSSYSRHLVAAGARKRPPNMDLLADLNTMPTAEEGVVSYHVEQIGAEGCEQLKFPAVVEVENHGPMDGKHSVLMYLRWPNATAGRPARQLVGFRRQHLKVGEKARVKFDISPCEHLSRVREDGNKVIDRGSHFLMVDKHEMEIRFEA, from the exons ATGGCCGCCTTGTCCTGCCGCGACGCCGGCGCGGTGGCACAGACGCTGCTACTTCTGCTGCTGACGGCGCCGTCGTTGCTGGGGGCAGTTGCCCTGGCCGCCGACCCGCCGTTCTCGTGCGGGCCGTCCGCCACGACGCAGGGGGACGGTTTCTGCGACGCGGCGCGCCCGGCGGCGGAGCGGGCGGCGGACCTGGTGTCGCGGCTAACGCTGGCGGAGAAGGTGTCGCAGCTCggggacgaggcccccggcgtgcCCCGGCTGGGCGTGCCGCCCTACAAGTGGTGGAACGAGGCGCTGCACGGGCTGGCCACCTCCGGCAAGGGCCTCCACTTCAACGGCGCCGTCCGCCGCGCCACCAGCTTCCCGCAGgtcagcctcaccgccgccgccttcgACGAGGACCTCTGGTTCCGCATCGGCCAG GCGATCGGCAAGGAGGCGAGGGCGCTGTACAACATGGGCCAGGCAGAGGGCCTGACAATGTGGTCCCCGAATGTGAACATCTACCGCGACCCTAGATGGGGCCGCGGGCAGGAGACCCCCGGCGAGGACCCCACGACCGCCAGCCGCTACGGCGTGGCATTCGTGAAGGGCCTGCAGGGGAACTCGACGTCGCTGCTCCAGACGTCGGCCTGCTGCAAGCATGCCACGGCGTACGACCTGGAGGACTGGAACGGCGTGGCCCGCTACAACTTCGACGCCAAGGTGACGGCGCAGGACCTGGAGGACACCTACAACGCGCCGTTCCGGAGCTGCGTGGTCGATGGCGGCGCCAGCTGCGTCATGTGCGCCTACACCGGCATCAACGGCGTCCCCGCCTGCGCCAACGCCGACCTGCTCACCAAGACCGTCAAGGGGGACTGGGGCCTAGACGG ATACATCGCTTCCGACTGTGACGCCGTGGCCATCATGCGTGACGCGCAGAGGTATGCGCAGACGCCAGAGGACGCCGTGGCACTAGCGCTCAAGGCTG GGCTGGACATCGACTGCGGTGCCTACATGCAGCAGCACGCGGCGGCCGCGGTCCAGCAGGGGAAGATCACGGAGCAGGACATCGACAAGGCACTGAAGAACCTTTTCGCCATCCGGATGCGCCTGGGCCACTTCGACGGTGACCCCAGGAGCAACATCTACGGATCCCTCGGCGCCGCCGACATCTGCACCCCTGAGCACAGGAGCCTCGCCCTCGAAGCCGCGCAGGACGGCATCGTCCTCCTCAAGAACGACGCCGGCATCCTCCCGCTCGACCGGGCCGCCGTCGCGTCAGCCGCCGTCATCGGCCCCAATGCCAACAACGCCGGCCTGCTCATCGGCAACTACTTCGGCCCGCCGTGCGAGTCCATCACCCCGCTGCAAGGGATCCAGGGGTACGTCAAGGACACGAGGTTCCTCGCCGGGTGTCCCATGGCGGCCTGTCCCACGGCCGCGACGGACCAGGCAGCCACGCTGGCAAGCACGTCGGACTATGTGTTCCTCTTCGTGGGGCTGAGCCAGCAGCAGGAGAGCGAAGGACGCGACAGGACCAGCCTGCTGCTCCCCGGGGAGCAGCAGAGCCTCATCACCGCCGTGGCCGACGCGGCCAAGAGGCCTGTCATCCTGGTGCTCCTCACGGGCGGGCCGGTGGATGTGACGTTTGCACAGACCAACCCCAAGATCGGCGCCATCCTGTGGGCAGGGTACCCCGGCCAGGCCGGCGGGCTCGCCATCGCCAGGGTGCTCTTTGGCGACCACAACCCCAGCGGGAGGCTGCCGGTGACCTGGTACCCGGAGGAGTTCACCAAGGTGCCCATGACAGATATGCGGATGCGTGCTGACCCGGCCACTGGCTACCCCGGCCGGAGCTACCGCTTCTACCAGGGACCAACTGTCTACAAATTTGGCTACGGCCTCAGCTACTCCAGCTACTCTCGCCACTTAGTCGCAGCTGGCGCCAGAAAGCGGCCACCCAACATGGACTTGCTGGCAGACCTGAACACGATGCCAACCGCGGAAGAAGGCGTCGTGAGCTACCATGTGGAACAGATTGGCGCCGAAGGGTGCGAGCAGCTCAAGTTCCCGGCCGTGGTAGAGGTGGAAAACCACGGCCCCATGGACGGCAAGCACTCGGTGCTCATGTACCTCCGGTGGCCCAACGCAACGGCCGGACGGCCGGCAAGGCAGCTGGTGGGGTTCAGGAGACAGCATCTCAAGGTAGGGGAGAAGGCCAGAGTCAAGTTTGACATCAGCCCATGTGAGCATCTGAGCAGAGTAAGGGAGGATGGCAACAAGGTCATAGACAGAGGTTCTCATTTCCTCATGGTTGACAAGCATGAGATGGAGATCAGATTTGAGGCCTGA